The DNA region GCAGCCAGCGGGTGCTGGCCTGTGAGATCGGCCGCGAGGACGACAGCAATGCGTGGACCTTCGACGGCGACTGGCAGTTCGACGCGCCGGACGCGATGGACCCGCGCGCGCCCGACATTCCCCGCGCCCCGCGCGCCTATTCCTTCTCACTGGGCCAACTGAGCACGTCCTACATCGGCGTCAGCCTTTATGACATGTCCGATGAACTGGCCGCGGCGCTGGGCGCCCCCGATGGCGGCGTGCTGGTCAATGAAGTCGAAAAGGACAGCCCCGCCGAAAAGGCCGGTCTGAAGGCCGGCGATGTCATTGTGGAAGTCGGACATCGCAAAGTCTATGACACCGATGACGTCCGCCGCGCGATCCAGCGGGCGGAAGACGGCGACAAGGTCGCGGTGCGCGTGCTGCGCGGCAAGGAGGACCTGACCGTCGATGTCACGGTCGAAAGCAACGACACCTGGTCCGGCATCGGCGCGCCCTTCCGTTTCCATGTCCGACCCGATCACGCCGGCGCGATCGACCTGCGCGAAAAGATGCGCAACTCGATACGCGAGAACATGGACGACTGGCGCGAACAGATGAACAAAGAGATGCGCGAGTTGCGCGAGCAGCTGCGCGAACTGCGTGAACAAATGCGCGATTTGCGTTAGACCCCTCCCCGTGGTCTGACGGATCAATGTCGCGTGTTTCCGGCGGGATGAGGCGGGACGCCTCGTCCCGCTTTTCATTCGCACGCACCTTGGTTCTGCGAGCACATCGACGGGTCAAAACCCGGCGAGTAGATGTTCACGTACAGCACATAGGCGGAGAGGCAGGACGGCGGATTGGGCAGTGTCAGCTCGGACGCCTCATTCGCGGCTGCGGGGGCCTGATGGATGTTCTCTGGGTGGATCTTATAGGTGTACCAGGTGCTGCCACAGTGAAGTCCCATGCTCCAGGAAGGCCGACGTCGATGCCAGGGTCCCGCCGGACTGCCCGTCATTCTTCATGTTCCATTGCTGGTTCCAAAGCGAGTCTTGCGGGGCGGGCGCCTCTGCTCGGGAAGAACCGGTCCAAGCGAAGCAAAGTGCAATGAAGGCCAGGCAATATGCCTGTGTCGAGACTCTTGTACGGCTCATACACGCCTCCTTACGTGTGATGAAACCATCAGGTTCTACCGCGTTCCATCGGTGAGTCGTGTGTGCTCACCGGTTGCCAAATCGAAAATCCATAGGCCGACCTCCTTTCCTGCGAGTATTGGGTAGACCAGTTTGCCCCCATCCGCGGAGAATGACATTGCCGTTGTCAGCAAGGTCGTAATGGTCCGCGGGGATCCTGATCCACGATCAAGCAGGATTAGACTTGTGCCCTTGTTGTAGGCCACATACCGGTGGTCCAGAGAAATCTGAGCTCCGGGCTGACCCGATTGGCTAAGCTGGAGCGCCGATCCAATGGCCTCGGGGCTGAACACCATGAGCCAGTAGCCGCCCTGCGTGCCGCTAAAACCGACAAGAGAATCGCTCTCATCCGGAAAGGCGGAAGTTCCAAAAACTAAAGTCTCCTGCGTGCTCCAGCGGCGCAGACTATCCCCTTCCAATGTCACGGAGAAGAGACCGCCCACCCGGCCATCGTTGACGGTAAAGAAGACCAAGTTCCTTGCTCTGGAGTATGACGGGTTATCGTGAAACTCCCCAGACGTCAACTGAACCAGAGAGTCCAAGTCCGATGTCATCTTGAAGATCCCCGGGCCCGCCCCGAAGAGCAGCCATTTCCCATCGGGGGTCCAACTGAAGGCGAAGGGAGAGAGGGCATTTTGCGGCCGCTCCCTCAGAATCTCACCGGTTGATGCGTCCAGAACTGCGGTGAATGCGGCTCCGTCGAAGGAGTCATCCCTTCGCCAAATGGTGCAGACGATCTCTCGTCCGTCGGGCGACCATGCAGGGGTATACCAGATCTGCTTGATCACCACCGGGTCCGGTTCGTTGGACTTCGAGCCGCAGAAACTGAGAGTCAGCGTCGTTGCACCGAGAACTGCAGCCAATTGAACCCACTTCCGTCGGAACGTCAGACGGAGAACTGCATTTCTGCCGAATTCGTCTCCAGTTTCTCTCGACGGCGTCCACTTTTCGGCTTCGGCCTTACGCATGAGAATCCTCCCACGCATCTGCGTGGTATTTGCTCTAGCGGTCAAGATGTCGCCCCCCCCCCGGCGCAAAGTCAAACGAAATCTGCCGGAGGCATGAAGTCTTGGACAATTGCCGATTCCTGGGCCACATCCGCTAGAACTCGCCTTTTGAACTTGCCCACTCGACTCTATCGTGTGAATACCGGTGGACCGGCAGTCTATTCCTGGCCGGGTGGGGGATGGAATGAAATACGTGGCCGCAGTCTCCGAGGACTGTTGAAAGACCCAGCGAGTGTCCCAGTCGAAAAAAGGCCGCGTGGCGTGGGTGACCCTCCAAGCGCGACAGATCGACTTGCGTGGCCGCCCCTCGGCGTCGCTCGTGATCCCTGACGGTCTGCGACCGCGGTGGGCCGAAGGCACATATTGCCCGCGCAACTTCAAGCCAATTCCTCAATCCTTGATTCTTCCCCCATTCCGCACTTGCTCGGCCGCTTGCAGTGCGGTTGTCTCGCTCCGCTCGACCGCAGTCAGAGACTGCGGCCACGCAATTTCAATCATTCGCGCCACCCGGACCAGTCGAGCCGACTGGTAAAGCCAGGAGGAATCTCGGGTGAGTGAGGCAGTTGTGAGTCGGGACGGGGGACATGTGTCTTCCCCTCGGCAATGCTCGGGACAAGCGACACATCGCGGTCGCAGACCGCGGCCACCCGACCATCAGGTTCTACCGCGTTCCATCGGTGAGTCGTGTGTGCTCACCGGTTGCCAAATCGAAAATCCATAGGCCGACCTCCTTTCCTGCGAGTATTGGGTAGACCAGTTTGCCCCCATCCGGAGAGAAGTCCATGCCTTCCGTCGCCGAAACGTCCAGACTATGAATCGAATCGGTGGAGCGATCCAGTATCATCAGATTTCCTGACGGAACATGGACGCCAGCGTTATAGGCGATATATCTATGATCCCGCGATATTCGAGCGAATGGGCCGAGCGAGTATATTCCCAGGAAATAAGCGTGCGATATGCTATCGGGTCTGAACACCATCAACCGGGCGGAGCCGCTCGTGGGGTCGAATCCGATGAGTGAATCGCTGCTATCCGGAAATGCGAAGGCCTGCAGAATGATCGATTCAGCGGTACTCCATCTCAGCAGGCTATCGCCGTCTATCGTGACAGAAAAGAGTCCGCCCTTGGTTGCCTCGTTCTGCGTGAAAAAGACGAGGTCTCTCGAGCGAGAATACGACGGCCATCCATGGAACTGTCCCGAGGTTAGTTGAAAGACGATGTTGAGATCGGACGACATCTTGAAGATGCCCGGGCCCGAAGAAAACAACAACCACGCGCCGTCGGGTGTCCACGACAGGGAGAAGGGAATGATGGGACCTAGTTGACGCTCTCGTCGCACTGCTCCGGTGGTCGCGTCCAGAATTGCAATGAACACCTTCACTCCCCCTGAATCGTCAAATCGATCGATTGTGCAGGCCACTTCCGTCCCGTCTGGGGACCAGGCCGGGATATAGTAGATCGCCTTGGGCGCCGGAGGTTCCGGATCCGAGCCCTTCGAGTCGCAAGAGCCGACAGTAACAAGCAGCAGAACTGAGGCGACTATCTGTCTGGCAGGGACCGCTATGCGCGCCAAGATCGCAGACACACGGCAGCACCCTGCGAAGTCATCCCTTCGACACCTTGGAAGCGACATTCTTGCACCCAATGGGATTTGGCGGAGGCCTTTCGCTCGGAGACATCCAAGGCAATAAGAGACAGAGAGTCAAGGACAATGTGGAGTTCCCCTGTCCTCATTGCGAGAGACTCGCGATCACGGATGCGCTGTGGGCAGTTGACGCACTCGCCCAACCATGATCAACGAATACAAGTCGCTGTCTGCAAAGCGAAAGGCCTCGAGATCAGCGAACGGAGGCCGCTTCGAGCAGTTCCCGCGCAAACCTGTAACAGTCCTCGGCCGGCGCATGGACTGTGCCCGACGAACGGAAGAACAAAGATTCCAACCCGGTCGCGTCAAAGAGCGCCGCGCCCGGATTGGAATGACGATGGTGGCAGGAGGTCGGACATTCCTGTCTGACCTGCCATCGCCAATTGGGGGGCCGCTTTTGGGCTCCCGATTGGCGATGGGATATTGCGGGAAGGTTGCCCTGCCGTGAAGTTCGCCTCGTTCGGCGGGTCATAGAGCCGACCCGCCGAACGAGGCGATGGACAGACAAGAATGTCTGTCCTCCTAAAAGCATAATTTGAGATGAACGGCATCGTGCGGCAGGACGGATGTGTCGCGCCTCGGGCGATCGCCATGCACTCGCATCTAACGCGGCTCTACCACTTGCCCTTTTTCAACTTTCCCGCGGCGGCCGCGTCGATGGCGGCCTTCAGTTCGGCGGCTTCGGTGGAGTCGATTTTCAGCAGGCGGTCGTATTCGGACTTCGCTTCGTCGGTGCGTCCGAGCCAGAGATAGGCCACCGCGCGGTATTCGATGGCTTCGGCGAAGTCGGGTTTGAGCTTCAGGGCGCGATCATAGGACTCCAGCGCCTTGGTGTAATTGCCGAGATTGCGCTGGCAGTAGCCGAGATTGGAGAGCGCCTCCGGAAAGCTGTCGTTGAGGACGATCGCCTTTTCGTACTCCTTGATCGCCTTCTCCAGCTCTTTCGTCGCCTTGGCGGTGTCGCCCTTCTCGAAATAGGCCAGGGCTTTTTCCTGCTTTGCAACGCCCTTGTTGAAAGCGGAGACCGCGTCCTTCCGACGCGCTTCTGCCTTCTCCTGGGGCGTTTCTTCGTGCGATGGGAATGGACGGGCAGGCGCGGCCAACAAGACAAGCAGAGAAAGGGCGCCGAAGACGGGGATCAGACGGATGGGCTTCATGGCTTGACTCCTTCCGGATCAGGATGCGTTCATGGATTGGAACACGAAAGCGATTATTTGGTTTCATTTGTTGTTCTATCGCCGATCCAGCGCCGGATTATCCGATGCCGCAAATTGCCGCCGTCGCCACCGCCCTCCCGCCTTATGTCGTCACGCAACCGGCGGCGCGGGCGTTCGCAACGGCGCATTTCCGCGCCCACCGTCGCGATGTCGAGCGTTTGCTGCCGGTTTTCGATCACACCGGAATTGCCACCCGCCACACCTGTGTGCCGCCGGAATGGTTTGCCGCGTCCCACGATGCCCGTGAAAAGAATGAACTCTACATCGACTGGTCGACGCGACTGGGCGCCGAGGTGGTGCGCTCCCTGGCGGCGGGATCGTCGCTGTCCCTGACCGAGATCACCCACATCATCTTCGTCTCGACGACCGGGTTGGCAACGCCGTCGATCGACTCGCGCCTGCTCAATGTCCTCGGTCTGTCGGAGCGTGTCGTGCGCACGCCAATCTGGGGGCTGGGTTGCGCCGGCGGCGCGGCCGGACTGGCGCTGGCGCAGCGTCTGGCCTTGGGCGATCCACACGCGGTGATTGCGCTGGTCTGTGTCGAGCTCTGCTCGCTGACGTTTCATCACGCCGACTTTTCCAAGTCGAACTTCATCGCCACCGCCCTGTTTGCCGATGGCGCGGCGGGGGTGATGGTGACCGGCAACGGTCGTCCCGCCGCCGGTCCTCGCATACTGGCCGTCGGCACCACCACCTGGCCGGGGTCGCTGGAGGTGATGGGGTGGAATTTTGATGCGGTCGGGATGCAGGTGGTCTTTTCGCAGGCGATTCCGCGCATCGTGCGCGAGAAGGTCCGGGATAACACAGGGGAGTTTCTCCGTCGGCACGGTCATGATTTCGCCGGGATCGGGCACTGGATGGTGCATCCCGGCGGGACCAAGGTGATGGCGGCCTACGAGGACGCCTTGGCGCTGGGGCCCGACACCCTCAGGCATGCCCGCGCGGTGCTGCGCGACTGCGGCAACATGTCCTCGCCGACGGTGCTCTTTGTGCTGGAGCGTCTGCTGCGATCGGGGGAGACTCGTCCCGGCCAATACGGGCTTTTAACCGCGCTGGGTCCGGGGTTTTCCGCCGAGAACCTCCTGCTGCAATTCTGATCTTCGGCCGGCCTAAGTAATCGCTCCGCGGCGGCGGTTGTGCTATCTTCCCGCGGCATGATTGGCGAGCGGATCGGAAATTACGAGGTCAGGCGTCTCCTCGGACGCGGGGGCATGGGCGAAGTGTACCTGGCCCGCGACACCCGTCTGGACCGCAATGTCGCCATCAAGCTGCTCTCCGGTCCGCTGTGCGACGATCCGACCGCGCGCGAGCGCCTGCTGCGCGAGGCGCGCGCGGCCTCGAAGTTGAGCCATCCGAACATCGTGACCATCTATGCCATCGACACCTTCGGGACCCATGATGGGATCGTGATGGAGTACATCGACGGTGTCTCGCTGGACCAATACCGGGGCGCTCCGGGACGCACATTGGCGGAGCTGGTCAATGTGGTCTGGCAGATTGCCGAAGGTCTGGCCGGCGCCCACGCCGCCGGGATCATTCACCGTGACCTCAAGCCGGGCAACATCCTGGTCGACCGCCAGGGGCGCGCGCGCATCCTCGACTTCGGGCTGGCGCTCACCAACCAGAGCGCCCGTCTGACGCGCGATGGCGCCATGGTCGGCAGCCCCGCCTACATGTCCCCCGAGCAGATTCGCGGGCAGGCGGTCGATCATCGTTCCGACATCTTTGCCTTCGGCATTCTCTTCTACGAATCCCTGGCCGGCTGGCATCCCTTCTGGGCCGAGCAGGAGACGGCGATCCTGTATGCCATCGTGCATGACGATCCGCCGCCGCTCTCGTCGCGGGTGACCGGCCTCTCCGCCGCCTGGGACCGATTCGCCGCGACCTGTCTGGCCAAGGAGCCCGGAGCGCGGTTTGCCACCAGCACCGCCATGGCGGCGGCGCTGCGCGAGTTGGTTTCCGCATCCGGGCTGAGCGGATCGGTCGGCGCCGGCGGTCCCAATCTGATCCTGCCGGGGAGTCCGACGCCGGGTTCGTCGGGGGCCCCGTCGGTGGCGGTCCTGCCGTTTGCCGATCTCAGCCCCGAGCGCGATCAGGAGTACTTTTGCGACGGGCTGGCCGAAGAATTGATCAACGCGCTCTCCGGGATCAGCGGTCTGCGGGTGGTGGCGCGCACATCGGCGTTTTCGTTCAAGGGCCAATCGCTCGATATCCCCACCATCGGTCGTCGGCTCGGCGTGACATCGGTGCTGGAAGGCAGCGTGCGCAAGCATGGCGGCCGTTTGCGTATCTCGGCCCAGTTGGTGAATGTCAACGACGGCTACCAACTCTGGTCGGAACGGTTTGACCGCGACGCCGGCGACATCTTCGCCATCCAGGACGAGATCGCCCAGACGGTGGCCGGACGACTGCGGGTGCGTCTGGGATCGCTGCCGTCGCCGCCGACGCGCGACGTCGAGGCCTACAACCTCTACCTGCAGGGTCGGTTTTTCTGGAACAAGCGCACCACCGAGGCCATGCATCGGGCGCTGGAGTCATTCCAGACGGCCCTCGCCCGCGATCCGGCGTTCGCGCTGGCTTACACCGGCGTGGCCGACAGTTATCTCATCCTCGAGGACCACGGTTTCATCGGCTACCGCGATGCGATCGCCAAGGCGCGCGAGGCGGTCGAGCGGGCGCTCGCAATCGATGAGACGCTGGCCGAAGCCCACTCGTCGCTGGCCGGGATCCATTCCGAACTGCGCGAATTCGACGCGGCCGACCGGGAATTCCGCCGCGCCATCCAGTTGAAGCCGGGGTACGCCACCGCGCACCACTGGTACGCCACCCAGATGCTGCTGGAGGTCGGGCGGGTCGACGACGCCGGGCGGGAAATGCACATCGCCCACGAACTGGACCCGCTGTCGCTCATCATCAATACCGACCTGGCGCGGCATTATTACTACACGCGCGACTTCGCCAAAGCGCAGACCATTGTCGCCAACGCGCTCACCCTCGACCCGCATTTCATCAAGGCGCGGCGATTGATGTTCCTCACGCTCTGGCAGTTGCAACGGTACGCCGAAGCGGTCGCCGAGATTCCCCGTTGGCTTCCGGCCTATGCCGGCCTGGATGAAGACCGCACCCCGTGGGGGGAGGTCCTTGCCGCGGGCGGGCCCACCGGGGTCCTGCGGCGGCTTTTGGACATCATGCTGGCCACCGACCGGGGGTATCCTCTGCATTACGCCAAGGCGACGCTCTTTGCCCAGTTGGGGGACCCCGAAGCGGCCGTGGCGGCGCTGGCCGAAAACGTCAACGTGCGCTCGCCAAACTTTGCCGGGTTGCGGATGGACGCGTTCCTCGACCCGATCCGGGGCCATCCGCGCTTCGCAGAACTGTTGCAATCCCTGGGAATATAGTCGATCTTATTACTCTTGTCTCGCGAAATGGACACCATGATCGGACAATCAATCGCGCATTACCAAATCATCCGCAAGCTCGGGTCCGGCGGCATGGGCGAAGTTTTCCTTGCGCAGGACAGCCGTCTGGAGCGTCAGGTTGCGTTGAAGTTTCTTTCTGAAAATCTGACGAAAGACCCGGAGGCGCGCGCCCGTCTGCTGCGCGAGGCCAAGGCGGCCTCCAAGCTCAATCACCCGAACATCATGACAATCCACGCGGTCGAATCCATCAATGACCGCGATTTCATCGTCATGGAGTATGTTGAGGGGCAGGATCTCGCCGCTTATCTGAAATCGCGCGCGCTGTCGACCGAAGACAAGCTCACGCTGGGCATCCAGATCGCCGAAGGGCTGGGCCGGGCCCACGCCGCCGGCGTCATCCACCGCGACGTGAAGCCGTCGAACGTGCTGGTTGACCAGGACGGCCGTCCGCGGCTGCTCGACTTCGGATTGGCGACCTTCGAAGGCGCGGCGCGTCTGACCCAAACCGGCTCGACCGTCGGGACCGCCGCCTACATGTCCCCCGAGCAGGCCAGCGGCCGCGACTGCGACCATCGCTCCGACTTGTTCTCGTTCGGCGTGGTGCTCTACGAAATGCTTGCCGACCGCCTGCCTTTCCAGGGTGCGCACAACGCGGCCTTGATGTACGCGATCGTCAACGACGAGCCGCAGCCGCTGGCGCGGTATCTGACCGGCGTGTCCGAGGAACTGCAACGCATCGTCTCGAAGTGTCTGGCCAAACATCCGGCCGAGCGCTACCAGTCGGCGGCGGATCTGATTGCCGACCTGCGCCGGCTGGTGCGCACCAGCAGCTCCGGCAGTCCGCAGGCGGTCGCGCGCAAGAAGATGCTGGCGGTGCTGCCGTTTGAGAACCTCGGCCCGGCCGACGATGAGTACTTCGCCGACGGCATCACCGAGGAGATCATCAGCCGTCTGGCGGCGGTGGCCGAAATCGGCGTGATTTCGCGCACCAGCGTCATGCAGTACAAGGGGACCAAGAAGCCGATCCGCGAGATCGGCGGCGAGCTGGGCGTCGACTATGTGCTCGAAGGCACGGTGCGCTGGGGCAAGGCCGCGCAGGGGCCCAGCCGCGTGCGCATCACGCCGCAGTTGATCCGCGTCAACGAGGACACGCACATGTGGTCGGACCGCTACGACCGCGTCCTGGAGGACATCTTTGACGTGCAGTCGGACATCGCCGAAAAGGTGACCGAACAGCTGAACGTCAAGCTGGGCGATCCCGAGCGCCGCGCCATCGAGGCCAAGCCGACCGAGAATCTCGACGCGTATCACGCGTATCTGCGCGGTTACGAATACATCACCAATCCGGATTACACGGCGGAGAACCACCGGCTGGCGATCCAGATGTTTGAGCGCGCGGTCTCCTTCGATCCCGCGTTCGCGCAGGCGCATGCCTGTCTGTCGATCGCGCACTCGGGACTGTACTTTTTTGGGGGCGATCCGACCCCGGAGCGCGCGGAGAAGGCGCGGCAGACGGTCGCCACGGCGCTGTCGCTGAAGCCCGATGACGCACTGACCGCAATCGCCAACGGTTTCTATCTCTACCGTTGCCGGATCGACTACGAAGACGCCCTGGATGAATTCAAACGCGCCGTGCGTCTCAGGCCCAACCACGCGCTGGCCATCTTTCTCATTGCGGCGATTCAACGGCGGCTGGGACGCCCGGCCGAGGCGCTCGAAGGCATCAAGGCCGCCCAGAAGCTCGACCCCGCCAGCATCCAGTACATCACCGAAGCCGGGATTACCTGCTTCCTCCTGCGGCGTTTCGACGAAGCGGAATCGTATCTGAACCAGTCAATCCGGCTCGCCCCCGATCAGTACAACGCGTACACCTGGTACGCCATGCTTCGGTTGTTCGCCTACGGCGACTTGCCGGGAGCGCGCCGACGACTGGAGTCCATGGGGGAACGCGGACTTGAAGAGGCGTTTATCGAATGGTTCGAGGTGCTGCTGGCCGAACGTGCGCTCGCTCCGGTGCTGGCGCACATTGAACGACTGCCCGGCCATGAATACGTCGACCAGACCTGGTACTACCCCAAGCCGCTGCTGTACGCTGAGGCGCATGCTCTGCTGGGACAGCCCGACGAGGCGAAGGAATTCTTCCGTCAGGCGCACGTTCAGTTGATGAGGGATCCCATCGCGGCGGCGGATGTTCGCCGGCGCCTGGCTCTGGCGCGTGTGCTGGTCGGATTGGGCGAGTGCGAAGTCGCTCTGGCCGCCGCGCGGGAGGCGATGGCGGAAAACCCGCTTGCGAAAGACGCACTCCTGTCATCCACCTTCGACGAAATTTACGCGATCCTCCTGGCCGTGGCGGGAGAGCATGACCAGGCGCTGGCCATCCTCGAGCGGTTGCTGTCCACCCCCACATGGGTGTCGTCCGGATACCTCATGCGGTCGCCGCGCTGGGATGCGCTTCGGCAGCACCCGGAGTTCCAGCGCCTCCTCAACCTCCCCCCAAAGGTGTTTTAGATGCTCGATACGACCATTGCCCATTATCGCATTCTGAAGAAACTCGGCGAAGGCGGAATGGGCGAAGTCTTCCTCGCTTCCGATGAGCGTCTCGACCGCCGTGTGGCGCTCAAGTTCCTGCCGCCGTCGCTGACCAAAAGCTCCGAGGCGCGTCAGCGGCTTCTGCGTGAGGCCAAGGCGGCCTCCAAACTCAATCACCCGAACATTCTCACGATCTACGCCGTCGAATCGGTCGATGACCGCGACTTCATCGTGATGGAGTATGTCGAGGGCCGCGACCTGGCCGAGTACCTGAAATCGCGCGCGCTGACGCTGGAAGAGAAGCTGGCGCTGGGCATGCAGATCGCCGAGGGGCTGGGCCGGGCGCATTCCGCCGGCGTCATCCACCGCGATGTCAAGCCCTCCAACATCCTGGTCGACAGCGACGGCCGCCCGAAGTTGCTCGACTTCGGTCTGGCGACCTTCGCGGGCGCGGCGCGACTGACCCAGACCGGATCGACCGTCGGGACCGCCGCCTACATGTCCCCCGAGCAGGCCAGCGGCCGCGAGTGCGACCATCGGTCGGATTTGTTCTCCCTGGGAGTGGTCCTCTACGAAATGATTGCCGACCGCTTGCCGTTTCAGGGCGCGCACAATGCCGCGCTCATGTACGCGATCGTCAACGACGAACCCCAGCCGCTGGCGCGGTTTGTCAGCAACGTACCCGACGATCTGCAGCGGGTGATCACCAAGTGCCTCTCGAAGCATCCGGCGGAGCGCCATCAATCGGCGGCCGACCTGGTCTCCGACCTCCGACGGTTGGTGCGGCTCGGCAGTTCGGGCGGGGAGAAGTCGACCGCCCCGCGGCGGAAGATGCTGGCGGTGCTGCCGTTTGAGAACCTCGGCCCGGCCGACGATGAGTACTTTGCCGACGGCATCACCGAGGAGATCATCAGCCGTCTGGCCGCGGTCAAGGACATCGGCGTCATATCGCGCACCAGCGTGATGCAGTACAAGGGGCGCAAGAAGGCGATCCGCGAGATCGGCGGCGAACTGGAGGTCGATTTCATCCTTGAAGGCACCGTCCGCTGGGGCAAGGCGGCGCAGGGATCCAGCCGCGTGCGCATCACTCCGCAGTTGATCCGGGTCAACGACGACACCCACATGTGGTCGGACCGCTATGACCGCGTAATTGAGGATATCTTCGACGTGCAATCGGACATCGCCGAAAAGGTGATCGAGCAGCTGAACATCACCCTCGGCGAAGGGGAGCGGCTCGCCATCGAAGCCAAGCCGACCGAGAGCATGGACGCCTACCATGCCTACCGGCGCGGCTATGAGTATGTCTACAGTCCCGATCCGACCGCGGAGAATTTTCAGATCGCCGTTGCCATGTTTGAGCAGGCGGTGGCGTTGGATGCCGGTTACGTGCAGGCGCACGCCTACCTATGCATCGCGCATACCAGTATGTATTGGTACGGCTTCGATCACACGCCGGGTCGGGTCGCGCGCGCCAAGACCGCCCTTGATCGGGCGCTGGCGCTGGGCAAGAATGATGCCGAAACCCCGCTGGCCAGCGCGCTGTACCGTTACCGCTGCCTGTTGGATTTCGAAGGGGCGCTGGCGGAGTGCCGCCGGGCCGTGGAACGTCAGCCGAACTTCGCCGTGCCGCTGTTCATGTCGGCCATGATTATGCGCCGCCAGGGCCGGTTCCACGAGGCGCTGGAGACCTGTCAGCGGGTCCTGAAGCTCGATCCGCTGCGTCCGCTGCTCAACC from bacterium includes:
- a CDS encoding PDZ domain-containing protein; translation: MQWRKFLTRRWPILAVAILALGSAVVVAQAADNSLFSLANETEDEDAPGWLGVFIQNIDRDLADEEKLPSTDGVYVSGVVEDSPAAEAGLKKGDVILKFNGQEARSVRHLTNLIEETKPGSKIDIEIWRDGSQRVLACEIGREDDSNAWTFDGDWQFDAPDAMDPRAPDIPRAPRAYSFSLGQLSTSYIGVSLYDMSDELAAALGAPDGGVLVNEVEKDSPAEKAGLKAGDVIVEVGHRKVYDTDDVRRAIQRAEDGDKVAVRVLRGKEDLTVDVTVESNDTWSGIGAPFRFHVRPDHAGAIDLREKMRNSIRENMDDWREQMNKEMRELREQLRELREQMRDLR
- a CDS encoding tetratricopeptide repeat protein, translating into MKPIRLIPVFGALSLLVLLAAPARPFPSHEETPQEKAEARRKDAVSAFNKGVAKQEKALAYFEKGDTAKATKELEKAIKEYEKAIVLNDSFPEALSNLGYCQRNLGNYTKALESYDRALKLKPDFAEAIEYRAVAYLWLGRTDEAKSEYDRLLKIDSTEAAELKAAIDAAAAGKLKKGKW
- a CDS encoding 3-oxoacyl-[acyl-carrier-protein] synthase III C-terminal domain-containing protein yields the protein MPQIAAVATALPPYVVTQPAARAFATAHFRAHRRDVERLLPVFDHTGIATRHTCVPPEWFAASHDAREKNELYIDWSTRLGAEVVRSLAAGSSLSLTEITHIIFVSTTGLATPSIDSRLLNVLGLSERVVRTPIWGLGCAGGAAGLALAQRLALGDPHAVIALVCVELCSLTFHHADFSKSNFIATALFADGAAGVMVTGNGRPAAGPRILAVGTTTWPGSLEVMGWNFDAVGMQVVFSQAIPRIVREKVRDNTGEFLRRHGHDFAGIGHWMVHPGGTKVMAAYEDALALGPDTLRHARAVLRDCGNMSSPTVLFVLERLLRSGETRPGQYGLLTALGPGFSAENLLLQF
- a CDS encoding protein kinase, whose amino-acid sequence is MLSSRGMIGERIGNYEVRRLLGRGGMGEVYLARDTRLDRNVAIKLLSGPLCDDPTARERLLREARAASKLSHPNIVTIYAIDTFGTHDGIVMEYIDGVSLDQYRGAPGRTLAELVNVVWQIAEGLAGAHAAGIIHRDLKPGNILVDRQGRARILDFGLALTNQSARLTRDGAMVGSPAYMSPEQIRGQAVDHRSDIFAFGILFYESLAGWHPFWAEQETAILYAIVHDDPPPLSSRVTGLSAAWDRFAATCLAKEPGARFATSTAMAAALRELVSASGLSGSVGAGGPNLILPGSPTPGSSGAPSVAVLPFADLSPERDQEYFCDGLAEELINALSGISGLRVVARTSAFSFKGQSLDIPTIGRRLGVTSVLEGSVRKHGGRLRISAQLVNVNDGYQLWSERFDRDAGDIFAIQDEIAQTVAGRLRVRLGSLPSPPTRDVEAYNLYLQGRFFWNKRTTEAMHRALESFQTALARDPAFALAYTGVADSYLILEDHGFIGYRDAIAKAREAVERALAIDETLAEAHSSLAGIHSELREFDAADREFRRAIQLKPGYATAHHWYATQMLLEVGRVDDAGREMHIAHELDPLSLIINTDLARHYYYTRDFAKAQTIVANALTLDPHFIKARRLMFLTLWQLQRYAEAVAEIPRWLPAYAGLDEDRTPWGEVLAAGGPTGVLRRLLDIMLATDRGYPLHYAKATLFAQLGDPEAAVAALAENVNVRSPNFAGLRMDAFLDPIRGHPRFAELLQSLGI
- a CDS encoding protein kinase, which translates into the protein MIGQSIAHYQIIRKLGSGGMGEVFLAQDSRLERQVALKFLSENLTKDPEARARLLREAKAASKLNHPNIMTIHAVESINDRDFIVMEYVEGQDLAAYLKSRALSTEDKLTLGIQIAEGLGRAHAAGVIHRDVKPSNVLVDQDGRPRLLDFGLATFEGAARLTQTGSTVGTAAYMSPEQASGRDCDHRSDLFSFGVVLYEMLADRLPFQGAHNAALMYAIVNDEPQPLARYLTGVSEELQRIVSKCLAKHPAERYQSAADLIADLRRLVRTSSSGSPQAVARKKMLAVLPFENLGPADDEYFADGITEEIISRLAAVAEIGVISRTSVMQYKGTKKPIREIGGELGVDYVLEGTVRWGKAAQGPSRVRITPQLIRVNEDTHMWSDRYDRVLEDIFDVQSDIAEKVTEQLNVKLGDPERRAIEAKPTENLDAYHAYLRGYEYITNPDYTAENHRLAIQMFERAVSFDPAFAQAHACLSIAHSGLYFFGGDPTPERAEKARQTVATALSLKPDDALTAIANGFYLYRCRIDYEDALDEFKRAVRLRPNHALAIFLIAAIQRRLGRPAEALEGIKAAQKLDPASIQYITEAGITCFLLRRFDEAESYLNQSIRLAPDQYNAYTWYAMLRLFAYGDLPGARRRLESMGERGLEEAFIEWFEVLLAERALAPVLAHIERLPGHEYVDQTWYYPKPLLYAEAHALLGQPDEAKEFFRQAHVQLMRDPIAAADVRRRLALARVLVGLGECEVALAAAREAMAENPLAKDALLSSTFDEIYAILLAVAGEHDQALAILERLLSTPTWVSSGYLMRSPRWDALRQHPEFQRLLNLPPKVF